In the genome of Hevea brasiliensis isolate MT/VB/25A 57/8 chromosome 14, ASM3005281v1, whole genome shotgun sequence, the window ctcactTCTCTATTTATTATTGCGCGGATTGAGGATAGTTACAACTTTTTTACATGATACCTTTTAATATATAGAGAGAGATTGTTcataagaataatttttttttttttaatatagttGATCCTGATATCAGGTAATATGACTTTAGTCACTATACAAAGTcatgttaaatttttatttcttactttttattttttatataattaaatttatttaatatttatatgaaaaagataatattatttaaatattttcatataatttaaataaaatttatataattaaattataattcaaaataaatCTAGTTTAGATAAAAATTTACCAAGTATCTCTCAACAACTACATTTCCTCGTAGGCTTTTCAATAACTCTGACATCACATGCAAATTACTTGCTAGAATTACCCTGAAATCATCCATTTGTAATCCTAACTCGTTACATATCTTCTACCTATTCAACACTTGACATGGGAAGGTGACTTCAATGTCACATTAGAGGAGTCTGTTCATTCTCTCACACTAAGTGACTCCATTTACCTCCCTCACATTTACCATTAGAAATCTATACTTGTGGTCTCCTCTGTTCATCACCAGCCATATGCTGATGAGCCCATTAGGTCTAACTGCACTTCCTTCCAAGTATCTTCGCAAATCATCCTTTTCCTTGCAAATTTTTTGTACGCATGCAAGACTCTTCTCTCTCTTCCATTGACATTGAATAAGTAACCCTCATCTATATATAGATTACTAAGGCATGTAGACAAAATTTGGAATAGAGCCTCCACGTTAAGACAATCGACTTGTCTTGCTCCAAGTCTACAAACTGTGAGGATCGAATATATAAtacttttaatttctatgtttccACTATTTAATTTGACTTGTTGGAGTGGGATTTTGTAGGttagaagttttcttttctttatgatataacaattcaaaataaaaaattcttGTGTAAACTCAGTTTATTATGAACTCaaagatataaatatatgaaatttatatatttaatagatgaatttaattatatattttatatcttgAGTTTGAGTTGTAGagaagaaaaattcaaaaagaatattaaagttcCTAGCTCATATTCATTGCACATAATTACAgagttaaattttaaattttttatgaaacgaaaaatttttttattaaaactgTTAAAAAATAAtctaaagttttagaattttgatTTTATTATCCTTATATCAtaacaaaattaatgaattacAGAATTAATGctattaaaatttgaattcttAGATACATACATAGCCTATTTTCAATCACTACTTAACTTAATGCATAAGTgtttaaaatcatatatatatatatatatatatgattgatcgCGAACATCATCTATCAAttcactttaaaaaaaattatgtaaaaatagtaattattcttattatttttatttttattttatgtgatAAACTTAGATTGTTTTtagctaaaaattaatttttaattttgtaattttaaaattttataaaatttaatattttaaatactataatttttttttgacattatatatatatatatatatgtgtgtgtgtggaatataaaataaaaaaaaattgttaactaTTGCAGGTTTTGTTTGGCGTCAGTTGAATCTTCAACGTGAACAAAGTCACCTCAGAGAATGACAATCTCTCCCATTATAGCCGTCAAAAAGTCAAGGTCAATACTCGGTTTCTTTTCGTTTGCGAGTTACTGTTAACCGTCCATCCTTGATAGTTGAATTTACATTTGTAACCATGGATGAGTTCACAGCATATTTTCATCGACGCTAAAAAAGGGggggaaaaaaaaaggaattcGTAGGCACAAGCTTAGCTGCGTTTTGGCCTTCTTCTATTCTATCCTTCGTTTTCATGTGTTTTTCTTGATTTAAGTAACCACACTATGCTTCCAACCTGCTGATTATCTcactaaaatgggaaatgagactGATAGGTTTCCTCTTATGCAATTCAAAGCCAAGATAAGCAATGATCCAAATGACGTCTTCAGCTCATGGAATGACTCTGTCCACTTCTGCAAATGGCAAGGTGTTACTTGTGGCTCCAAACATCAGAGAGCTACGTCTCTAAATCTGCAGGGGTTGAGCTTGTCAGGCAACATATCTCCACATGCAGGGAATCTCACCTTCTTGAGGTTTCTCAGCCTTGGTAGCAACAGATTCCATGGAGAAATTCCTCGAGAAGTTGGTCACCTCTTCAGATTGAGATTTATCAACCTGACGAATAACCAGTTGAGTGGTGAAATTCAAGGTGGCATCAGCAATTGCTCAGAGCTTGCCAACTGCAGCAATCTGCAACAATTATATTTTGATGGAAACAATTTTGGTGGTGAATTACCTAGCTCCATTGGCAATATGTCTAACCTTGTCCAATTAGGCCTAGGACGATATCCAATATCAGGAACAATCCCAGAAGAGGTAGGGAATCTTGTCAATCTGTATCGATTAGATATGGATGGAAACCTTTTTTCTGGTAGTATCCCCATTTCTTTTGGAAAGCGGCAAAAGCTGGAAAGGCTAACCTTAAATCACAATCTACTTTCTGGAGAAATCCCAGTGTTCCTAGGTAACATCACCAAGCTATATTGGCTTCAGTTAGAAGGAAACAAATTCGAAGGAAATATAACTCCAAGTCTTGATATCTGACAAAACCTTCGTTTTCTTGATGTGTCCAGAAATAAATTGAAGGGCAGCATGCCCGAACAAATCCTTGGCCTTTCTTTTCTATCAGCAACTCTTAAATTATCACAGAACTCATTGACAGGTCCTTCACACCCAGAAGTAGGCAACTTGAAAAGTATTAATGCATTTGATGTCTCAGAGAACATACTCTGTGGGGAAATTCCTAAGACAATACGCGATTGTTCAAGGCTAGAAATCCTTAACATGCAGGGTAACTTCCTGCAGGGACCCATTCCCTCATCTTTCGTTTCTTCGAAAGGTCTCCAACGAATAGATCTGTCCAGAAATAACTTGTCAGGAAATATTACAAATGAGTTAGAGAAGCTAATCTTCTTGCAATATTTGAATCTTTCTTTCAATAATTTTGAGGCTGAGGTACCAAAAACAGGAGTTTTTAGCAATGCAAACGCATTTTCGCTTGTTGGAAATAGAAATCTTTGTGGAGGTATCCCAGAATTGCAGCTACCAGAATGCCCTGGCAAAGAAGAGAAACACAGAAAGCCTTCCATTGTTACAATCCTCGCCACAACCATCAGTTCAATTCTGTTTTTCATGATAGTGATGTCCTTATGTGTTTTCTATTGGCGAAAGTCAAGAAAGAGTCCAATTTTCTCACCTTTCACAGTGGATAAGCTTCCTCAAATTTCATACAGGGAACTCTTGCAAGCAACTGGCAGATTCTCTTCAGAAAACTTAATTGGACAAGGCAGTTTTGGCTCAGTCTATAAAGTAATTCTTCAACAGCTAGGAGAATGTTTTGTGGCTGTAAAGGTGCTCAATCTTCAGCAACATGGAGCTTCCAAGAGCTTCATTGCTGAGTGCAAAGCATTGAAAATCATCAAGCATCGGAATCTGGTTAAAATCTTGACATACTGCTCTAGCATTGATTTCAAAGGCAACAATTTCAAAGCTTTAGTGTATACATTTATGGAAAATGGCAGTTTGGAAATGTGGTTGCATCCAGAGGGAAATGGTTATAGTCAGAGAAAGAAATTAATCTTTTTTCGAAGACTATGCATTGCCATTGATGTGGCTTCTGCATTGCATTATCTTCATGACCATTGTGGAATGCAAATCGTTCATTGTGACTTGAAGCCGAGCAATATTCTTCTTGACAATGACATGTCTGCTCATGTTAGTGACTTTGGATTAGCAAGGCTCATTTTTTAAAGCACCATCAATCCTTCTCAAAGCCAAAATTTCTCAACAGGGTTAAAGGGAACAATTGGCTACATGGCTCCAGGTAATATTTTCCACACTACTTTTTCTTTTGTTAAATTACTGCATGAATCAGAATGGCATGGCATATGCAGGATGAGGGCGAAACATTATGAGACCCTTGAACTTTGCTTGTGTTAAGCCCCTGAACTTTTTTTGCTCCACATTAAGCCCTCAACCTTTTATTAAATTCACATCAAATACTAAAGATGAATGCCAGATTCTTTTATAGATATACAAAATAGTAATTGTATAGTCTTGATCACATTTTAATATAATTGGAGATGTATGAATTGCAGAATATGGAGTAGGCAGCAATGTGACAACTTACAGAGACGTGTATAGCTTTGGAATACTTTTGTTAGAGATGTTCACAGGAAAGAGACCAACTCATGAAGTTTTTATAGATGGCTTAGATCTCCACAACTTTGTTGAGGCTAAGCTCCCAGGACAAGTCAAGCAGGTTATGGATCCACATTATTCACTCTAGGAGAAGTGGGGGAAGCTACAGTAGCAGCAGAAAATATGGATGATGAAAGTATTGAAGATAGTGTAAGAGAATGCGTTGTACCAGTCCTTCAAATTGGAGTCGCATGCTCTGTAGTAGTGCCACAAGATAGAATGAATATGACAGATGTTAGAAAGCTGGCATTTCAGTTCCAGCTCATTGTTTCTTTGTTATTTCAATTTATTGTTTCCTAATTTTAAGCAAAAGATCATGTCCAAAAATAGTTACTTATTTTTCTGAAGTTAGTGGCTGATTATTCTCATTTCAGTTTTTGCCCACTTTGTAAATGGTAGCTAGATAGGAAAGTTTGTTATTCTCTTAttgtataaaatttgaaatttcctTGAATAAAAATGAGTtggatttctttcctttttgcttTAAACTTCTATTTTAACAGTGGTACTAGAGCATTATTTGATCTTATAGGACCAAAAACAAAAGCTTTTCAACCCAAAAATAAAATGACATCCAGCAGCCAATCTTTAAACCCACCTATCATCTTCACTAGTCAAAATTATCACATTTGGTCAGCAAAGATGAAAGCTTTTTTGGAAGCCTATGACCTCTGGGAAACTGTGATTGAAGAGAAATCAATACCTCCTCTACTAGCAAACCCCACCTTAGCCCAAATTAAATTCAATAGTGAAGAAAAGGCAAAGAAATCTAAGGCCAAGTCACTCATTTAGAATTCAGTGTCTGATTCTGTGTTTTACAGGATCATGACTTGCAACACAGTAAACAAGGCTTGGGAGAGGCTGAAAGAAGAATACCAAGGTAGTGATAGAACATGCCAAATGCAAGTGTTGAATCTGAAAAGAGAATTTGAGTCCCTGAATATGCAGGAGGATGAAACAATTGGTAAGTATGCTGATCGAATCTCCTTAATTGTTAATAACATTAGACTGCTTGGTGAGGAATTTGCAGACCAAAGGATTGTGGAGAAAGTTCTTGTAACTCTTCCTGAGAGGTTTGAATCCAAGATCTCCTCTCTTGAAGAGTCCAAGGACCTAAACAAAATCTCATTAGGTGAGCTGATAAGTGCTCTTCAAGCACAAGAACAAAGAATGACTATGAGACAGGAGAGGATCACTGAAGGAGCTTTTTCTATGCAAAAGCAACATTTTGGTAAGGGAAAGCAGCTACCTAACCCAAAAAATAAGAGCAAGCATGATGGAGGAAACAGTAGTGAAGGGTCAAAGAAGTCATTCCCTCCTTGCAAATGCTGCTAAAAAAGAACACACTTGGAAAAGTACTGTTGGTGGAGGCTTGATATCGTATGTGGCAACTGAAAACAGATGGCGCACATATCCAAGgtctacaaatccaaaaacaaagCCTCTAAATCTTCACAAGCTCAATTGGCAGATGCAGCTAAGGCACAGGAGGAGCAACTCTTTGCAATTTCTTGCTTCTCAACGAATGACCCCTCTGATGCTTGGCTCATTGACAATGGTTGCACACATCATTTGTGCAATAATGCTGAGATTTTCAGGATCCTTGATGATACTTATAATTCTAGAGTAAAGGTGGGAAATGGAGAGTTCTTGGAAGTCAAAGGAAAAGGGTCAATGGCTATTTCAATAATCTCAGGTATCAAAACTATTCTTgatattttatatatacctggTATTAGCCAAAATTTTTTGAGTGTTGGATAGATGCTTGAAAAGAACTACTCACTATTTTTTAAGGATCGAATATGCACtattttttatccttatggaatagAACTATTCTATGTCAAGATGAACAACAAGAGTTTTGCAGTAAATTTTGAAAAAGCAACTGAACAGGCCTATATAAGTGCTTCACAATCAGTTACAAACCTGTGGCACATAAGGCTTGGTCATGTTAATCAGAGAAGCATTGCTAAGATGAACAAGAAGGGGCTGGTGGAAAATATGCCTGAAATTTCTTGTGATGCTCAAGTTTGTGAGATTTGTCAGTAGGGTAAGCAAACAAAGCTACCATTTCAAACTAATCAAGCATGGAGAGCCAACTAGAAACTTCAGCTCATCCACACTGATGTGTGTAGCCCAATGAAAACCGAGTCGTTGAATGGCATTGAACATCAATTGACCTTACCAtacactccacaacaaaatggggtgtCTGAAAGGAAGAATAGGACAATAATGGAGATGGCCAGGTGTCTTTTGATTGAAAAACAAATGCCAAACTAGTTATGGGTAGAGGCAATCAATACATCTGTCTATTTATTGAATAGACTACCCACAAAGGCTTTATAAGACAAGACTCCATATAAAGCTTCGTATGACAACAAACCATCAATACACCATCTCAGAATCTTTGGATGTATATGTTATTATCAAGTACCAGAACCCAAAAGAAGCAAGCTAGACAACAAGGCCCAAAAAGGTATTTTCATGTGCTATGGTTCATTATCCAAAGGCTACAAGATTTTCTGTTTGAGAACAGAAAAAATAATTCTGAGTAGAGATGTGAAGTTTGATGAGGCAGCTGCTTGGGATTGGGAGAAGCAAAAGGATGCTCATACTCCTCTCTATCCAAAAGTGCAACCTCAACTTGCAGCAGATGAATTGGTGGATGACTTACCTGTGAAGGGTACCAGAACCTTAGAGGACATTTATTAGAGGTGCAACTTGGTTGTCAATGAACCAACAAGCTATGCTGAAGCACAAGACTCTCAAGCATAGAAGAGAGTTATGCAAGCTGAACTAGACATGATCAACAAGAATGAGAACTGGCATCTCAATCTAAATCTCAATCTAAataacacaaaatcagaagaaatcagaaattcaagaactaaatattaaaatcccaatctaaacaaacttcagtctaaggtaattcacattccaatgtattgatttgatcataaacagaagaaatataattatctcttattgaatacttaacgtagatttaccaaacagtgaggtaaacccctgacttccttatactcatcaattcgagctcaGCACTCTTGttaactctaattattaactgagttggtattaagcaatcctcatcaaattaataactactttaagaaaaggaagtagttaagctgaacaataatttatgaagcataaatcatttaatccatcctattgtttccttaggttattatcgaaaacttggatcataatcaataaaacctaattgctactcatgttcaatcttacacaacaattacggattgtgaagatgaactagcaattgatcaaatcgaacaatcaactaataggcttttttagcaaatcattcaatagataaaaaataattaaataagaaaacaatagatattcaaaaagacataaattaaattaagaacttggtctcacgaatcacacataagaacttaaatcccttgaactgaattaaaaacttagccactcatggcttacagaaaaataaagaagaattctaaaagatAAATGGAGATGCTGCTGAATGATTTTAGAGGCGTCTGAATCCCTTAAGACGGCTgctatctcttctatttataataaatggtatagggttaggtttttagagtctgtCAAAAACTACAACTGGAGCGAAATCAGGAATCTGACTGTCGACGGATACacagcccgtgtatcactacacggcctaggACTGTGTAACctactggagctgaatgggcaTGTTTCGCatgggcacagaaagttacacgggtctctaggattcacacgggtcaagttacatggcccgtgtactttgtttcttccttggttctctagatttcttctggcagaaagttacacgggtctccaagatttacacgggtca includes:
- the LOC131173088 gene encoding putative receptor-like protein kinase At3g47110; this encodes MGNETDRFPLMQFKAKISNDPNDVFSSWNDSVHFCKWQGVTCGSKHQRATSLNLQGLSLSGNISPHAGNLTFLRFLSLGSNRFHGEIPREVGHLFRLRFINLTNNQLSGEIQGGISNCSELANCSNLQQLYFDGNNFGGELPSSIGNMSNLVQLGLGRYPISGTIPEEVGNLVNLYRLDMDGNLFSGSIPISFGKRQKLERLTLNHNLLSGEIPVFLGPSHPEVGNLKSINAFDVSENILCGEIPKTIRDCSRLEILNMQGNFLQGPIPSSFVSSKGLQRIDLSRNNLSGNITNELEKLIFLQYLNLSFNNFEAEVPKTGVFSNANAFSLVGNRNLCGGIPELQLPECPGKEEKHRKPSIVTILATTIRNSCKQLADSLQKT